One window from the genome of Thermococcus siculi encodes:
- a CDS encoding M1 family aminopeptidase encodes MRKGILAFLIILIVLVSGCLGGGSTSTTSSSPSKTTPLATKSPIKEKPAPLKFLYPESPKVVNWSYEEAYRFFANNYSKVPYSQYGNITVNYSDGTFHGRYEFVLTNFTSGVLYLARLVTPKDPLTLKITIGGVPLNLSRVNAYRWTFSNGAGIEFYAVNVSTNLTELHGVATYEFRYLPNEDYIFELISNDIHFGTDFSWWEFASRNVSVKVLVRFPENTIFVLFGYGIVRSGMEVTYDSASQGGFILYLPNLEWKTFEIGGTNYTVYFPSDKYSEEGFNILKAELAFAMNLYANMTGISPARKFDVVFYPDYQRMMYKRFGSAPFAVNRGHVIIVNCPVDIRDSAVNYASVIFHEVAHEWAGYYARFRFIHEPLATFMQMEAYGKWDPEGYPLWLDNNEHGTVLYGNTVSFYELLHLIEERSRSSYSSTSWRANPYFYTLYWKGAFVIRSLRLVIGEEKFSKGFKELFHRCHDSWCNVTDFQRTFEDVSGENLTWFFNEWFNSTLVPDYNVTNLSVESNGNGYTLTFTITDVSNFTMPVPIRIYLEDGSHVDRTVWVNDTATVNIELPQKPVEIVIDPNEVMVNVNREFEVDGIKVRVN; translated from the coding sequence ATGCGGAAGGGCATTCTGGCCTTTCTCATAATTCTGATCGTTCTTGTAAGCGGTTGTCTCGGTGGTGGCAGCACATCGACGACGTCGAGTTCTCCATCGAAAACCACTCCCTTGGCCACTAAGTCGCCCATAAAAGAAAAACCAGCCCCCTTAAAGTTTCTCTATCCTGAATCGCCAAAGGTTGTCAACTGGAGCTATGAAGAAGCCTACCGGTTTTTCGCTAACAACTACTCTAAGGTTCCATACTCCCAGTACGGCAACATAACGGTTAACTACTCGGACGGCACCTTCCACGGGAGGTACGAGTTCGTTCTCACAAACTTCACCTCGGGGGTTCTCTATCTGGCACGTCTCGTAACTCCAAAGGACCCACTAACCCTCAAAATCACCATAGGAGGAGTCCCCCTCAACCTCTCTCGCGTTAACGCCTATCGCTGGACGTTCAGTAACGGTGCGGGCATAGAGTTCTACGCGGTTAACGTCTCCACGAACCTGACCGAGCTACACGGTGTCGCCACCTACGAGTTTCGCTACCTGCCAAACGAGGACTACATCTTTGAACTCATATCGAACGATATTCACTTCGGGACGGATTTCTCGTGGTGGGAATTTGCCTCCAGAAATGTAAGCGTAAAGGTTCTCGTTAGATTCCCGGAAAACACGATTTTCGTGCTGTTTGGCTATGGCATAGTCCGCTCCGGAATGGAGGTCACTTATGACTCTGCATCCCAGGGGGGCTTCATTCTCTACCTCCCCAACTTGGAGTGGAAGACATTCGAAATCGGTGGGACGAACTACACCGTTTACTTCCCCTCCGACAAGTACAGTGAGGAAGGTTTCAACATCCTCAAGGCAGAGCTGGCTTTTGCCATGAACCTCTACGCCAACATGACGGGTATTTCCCCTGCCAGAAAGTTCGACGTGGTGTTCTATCCCGACTACCAGAGGATGATGTACAAGCGCTTTGGATCGGCCCCCTTCGCCGTCAACCGGGGGCACGTGATTATAGTCAACTGTCCAGTTGATATCAGGGACTCGGCGGTTAACTACGCATCGGTCATCTTCCACGAGGTGGCGCACGAATGGGCCGGCTACTACGCGCGGTTCAGGTTCATACATGAGCCACTGGCGACCTTCATGCAGATGGAAGCCTACGGGAAGTGGGATCCTGAGGGATATCCCCTCTGGCTGGACAACAACGAACACGGAACGGTTCTCTATGGAAACACCGTATCCTTCTACGAGCTCCTCCACCTCATCGAGGAAAGATCGAGATCGTCATATTCCTCCACTAGCTGGAGAGCGAACCCATACTTCTACACCCTCTACTGGAAGGGGGCCTTCGTGATCCGTTCCCTCCGCCTGGTTATCGGCGAGGAGAAGTTCTCCAAGGGGTTCAAAGAGCTATTCCACAGATGTCATGACTCCTGGTGCAATGTTACTGACTTCCAGCGGACGTTTGAGGATGTTAGCGGTGAGAACCTCACCTGGTTCTTCAACGAGTGGTTCAACTCAACACTGGTGCCGGACTACAACGTCACCAACCTAAGCGTCGAGAGTAACGGCAACGGCTACACCCTTACTTTCACTATAACCGACGTCAGCAACTTCACGATGCCCGTTCCGATACGGATATACCTCGAGGACGGAAGCCACGTTGATAGAACCGTCTGGGTGAACGACACCGCCACGGTGAACATTGAACTGCCGCAAAAACCAGTCGAAATCGTTATCGACCCGAACGAGGTCATGGTAAACGTGAACAGGGAGTTCGAAGTGGATGGGATAAAGGTGAGGGTCAATTAG